GGCGAGAGCTGCGGGCGGTTGTCGTCCACGTGCACGCGGACGCCCGCCTCCTTCAGCGCCGCGGCGAGCCTGCGGGCCTCCGCCGCGGCCTCCTCGCCCTGCTCCTTGCGGCCGATCGGCACGATCACGACCTGGTACGGCGCGAGCCGCGGCGGCAGCACGAGGCCCTTGTCGTCCCCGTGCGTCATGATCACGCCGCCGAGCATGCGGGTGCTCATCCCCCAGGACGTCGTGTGCGCGAACGTCAGGGCACCCGACTCGTCCTGGTACTGGATCTCGAACGCCTTGGCGAAGTTGGTGCCGAGGTAGTGCGACGTCCCCGCCTGGAGGGCGCGGCCGTCGCGCATCATGCCCTCGATCGTGTAGGTGCGGACGGCGCCGGCGAACCGCTCGCCGGGCGTCTTCTCCCCGGCCACGACCGGCATCGCCGCGAGGTCGCGGGCGAGGTCGGTGTAGGCGCCCAGGGCCCACACCGTCTCGCGCATCGCGTCCTCCTCGTCGGCGTGCGCGGTGTGGCCCTCCTGCCAGAGGAACTCGGTGGTCCGCAGGAACATCCGGGGCCGCATCTCCCAGCGGACGACGTTCGCCCACTGGTTCAGCAGCAGCGGCAGGTCGCGGTGGGAGTCGATCCACTTGGCCATGTACTCGCCGATGACCGTCTCGGACGTCGGCCGCACGACCAGCGGCTCCTCCAGGTCCTTGCCGCCGGCGTGCGTCACGACGGCCAGCTCCGGGGAGAACCCCTCGACGTGCTCGGCCTCGCGCCGCAGGTACGACTCCGGGATGAACATCGGGAAGCACGCGTTCTCGTGCCCCGCGTCCTTGATCCGCGCGTCCAGGTCGGCCTGGAGCAGCTCCCAGATCCGGTAGCCGTACGGCCGGATGACCATGGTGCCGCGCACCGGTCCGCGGTCGACGAGCTGGGCCTGCACGACCACCTCGTTGTACCAGGCGGAGAAATCCTCGCTCTGCGGCGTCACACCTTCTCGACTCACGGCAATCAGGGTACTGACTCGCGGCACCGGGCACGGACGCTTCGCCGCGCGCCCGTGTCCGCGGCCGGGCGGCGCTTCGCTACGCTCGCGGAATGCGCTGGTCCCAGATGTTCGTGCCCACGCTCCGCGACGACCCCGCCGAGGCCGACGCGCCCAGCCACCGGCTCCTGCTCCGCGCCGGGTACGTCCGGCAGCTGACGGCGGGCCACTACTCGCTGCTGCCGCTGGCGGTCCGCGTCCGCGCCAAGATCATCGACATCATCCGGGAGGAGATGAACGCGATCGGCGCGCAGGAGATGCTGCTGCCCGCCGTACACCCCGCCGAGCCGTGGCGGCGGTCGGGCCGCTGGGACCTGATGGGCCAGGAGATGTTCCGCCTCCGCGACCGCCGCGGCGTCGACCACGCCCTCGGCATGACGCACGAGGAGATCTTCGCGACGGTCGCGCGGGAGCTGAACTCCTACCGGCGGCTTCCGCAGCAGTGGTACCAGTTCCAGACGAAGTTCCGGGACGAGCCGCGTCCCAAGGGCGGCCTGCTGCGGACCCGCGAGTTCACGATGAAGGACGCCTACAGCTTCGACCTGGACGACGCCGGCCTGGACGCGTCGTTCGAGGCGTACCGCGGCGCCTACACGCGGATCTTCGAGCGGCTCGGGCTGCGGGCGCTGGCCTGCGAGGCGTCCAGCGGGACCATGGGCGGCTCCGACTCGACGGAGTTCATGTGCCCCGCCGAGGTCGGCGAGGACCTCGCCGTCCACTGCCCGGCGTGCGGCTACGCCGCCAACATCGAGCGGGCGACGTCGGTGCTGCCGGACGTCTCCGACGAGGCCGGGCCGCCCGCGCCGGAGCGGTTCGACACGCCGGGCGTCCGCACCATCGAGGACCTGCGCGCGTACGGCGCGCCCGACGACCGGCAGATCAAGACCCTCGTGTACGTCCTGGACGGCACGCTCACGCTCGTCCTGCTGCGCGGCGACCACCCGCTCAACGAGCAGAAGCTCGTGGACGCGACCGGCGCCGCCGAGATCCGCGCCGCCGACCCGGCGGAGATCCAGGACGCGCTGGGCGCGCTGCCCGGCAGCCTCGGGGCCGTCGACGCGTTCCTGCCCTCCCCCCTGCCCGTCATCGCCGACGAGGCGCTGCGCGGCCGCCGGAACATGTTCACCGGCGCCAACATCGACGACGTCCACCTGCGCGGGGTCGACGTCGAACGCGACATCGAGGTCGGCAAGTGGGCCGACCTGCGGGAGGTCGAGGCGGGGCAGCGCTGCGTCCGGTGCGGCGGGGCGCTGGAGATCGAGCGGGCCATCGAGGTCGGCCACATCTTCAAGCTGGGCGACCGCTACGCCCGCGCCCTCGGCGTCGAGGTCCTGGACCCCGACGGCAGGCGCGTCCCGGTGATCATGGGCAGCTACGGCATCGGCGTCGAGCGCGCGATGGCGGCGATCGTCGAGACCCACCGCGACGACCGGGGGATCGTGTGGCCGCCCGCGGTGGCGCCGTTCCAGGCGTCGGTCGTCGTCGCCCAGTCCGACGACGCCGAGGTCGCCAAGGCCGGGGAGGACCTCTACACGTCGCTGAGCGCCGCCGGGGTCGAGACGGTGATCGACGACCGCGCGGAGCGGGCCGGGGTGAAGTTCCGCGACACGGAGCTGACCGGCATCCCGTTCCGCGTGACCGTGGGACGCCGCGGCCTCGCCGAGGGCGTCGCCGAGCTGACCGTCCGTGCGACCGGCGAGACGGAGAAGGTCCCGCTGGACGACGTCGTGCAGCGCGTCCGCTCGCTCGCCGGACACTGATCACCCCGGGCCGGCCTGTTCTACCCTGGAGCCCGGGATTCGGCGCGCGGGAAAGAGACCATGGCAGAGGTCATCGGGAACGACGGAACCTGGACCTTCGACGGGGAGGTGCTGCGCATCGTTCCCGGCAACGGCCGCGGCGTGCACCGGCTGCGCCGCCTGCTCGGCGAGATCTCCGTCCCGCTGGACGCCGTCGCCGGGATCGCCTACGAGCCCGGCGGCAGGAGCGGTGTCCTGCGCGTGCGGCTGCGGCAGGGCGCCGACCCGCTGCTGCAGGCCGCCGGGGGCGCGCTGACCGACAAGTCCGACCCCTACCGCCTGAAGGTGAACGTCCGCCGCTCCGCCCCCGCCGAGTACTTCGTCGACGAGGTGCGGAACTGGCTGGAACTCCGGGAGACCGGCGCGGGCCCGGTGGACCGCTACCTGCTTCCCGGCCCCGACGTGCCGATCCGGGCGTCGGGGAGCGACGGCTGGGCGACGTTCGACGGCGAGACCGTCCGGCTCGACTGGTACTGGATCGCCGACTCCGCCAAGGCGAAAGCCGGTCCCCGCACGTTGCGGCTGCGGGAGGTGGCGAGCGTGGAACTGCGCCGTGCGGTGGTCATCGACGACGGTTACCTGCGTTTCCGGACGAAGGAGCAGGGCGAGCCGCCCGCGCCGAAACGAGACGCGAACACACTGATGATGTGGGGTTTCAAGAAGGAGGAGGCCGCCGTGATCGCCCTGGCCTCCGCCGTGGTGGCGAGGCTGCCCCACCCCAGCGCCTCCGGCCCGGCCGTCGAGGCACCGGCCGTCCCGGAAGCGGCGACCGGCGAAGACCATCATGACACGGTCCTGCGCAGGCTGCGGGAACTGGGCGACCTCCACAAGAGGGGCGTCCTCACCGCGGAGGAGTTCGACACCGCCAAACAGGCCCTTTTGCGCCGCCTCTAACCCGGCTCGCGGCAGTTCGCGCCCTGGCGCGACATCCACCGGATGCTTCCGTTCCCCCGCAGCCTGGACGACCAGTTCGCCCGCGCCGCCCGCGCTAGGCGGGAAGCCGGATGTCGAACTCGACCTCCACGTCGTCGGCGAGCCTGAGCGCCCCGAAAAACGCGGAGTACGGCTTGATGCCCCAGCGGCTCTGCGTCACGGTCGCCCCGCCTCGCACACGGTCGCCCTCGAGTTCGGCCCGGACCCGGACCGGCTTCACCCGCCCCATGATCGTGAGGTCACCCTCGATCGCGTCCCCGGCGACCCGGCCGGAGGCGAACGTGATGGCCGGGTGCCGCCGCACGTCCAGCACCTTGCGCAGGTTCTCCTTGATCTCGGCGCGGTCGCCGTCGGTGAGGGGCTTCACGCCGCCGGTGCCCTCCCGGACCTCCAGCCCGTCCACGTCCACGGTCACCTCGACGGACGACTCCTCCACCGGCTCGCGGACCTCGGCCACCGCGTTCCACCGCGTCGCCTCGATGACGAGGTCGTGCCCCGCCCGCCGCCCGAGCCCGCTGCGCCCGGTCCTGACCAGCAGCCGTCCGTTCTCCGGCCCCAGCTCGTACGTTCCTTCACGTCCGGCCATGTCTCCACCCTGTCACGGCTGTCAGAGGCACTTCACGTTGGGCTGGGGGCGGTACTCGGTGTGGAACTTCTCGCGGCGGACCCGGCGGCCGTCGTCGAACAGCGTCCGCCACACGTCGACCTCGAAGCCGTGACGGCCGGACGTGGGGACGCACTTCCTCCCCCGCCCGACGCCCGTCCGGTACGGCTTGATCCCGTACCGGGCCGACGTCTTCGTCCGGACCTCGTACCTGCGCTCGCCGTACAGGTTGACCGTCAGGGACGACCGGCTGGAGACGACCTCGATCCGGACGGGGCGGGCGGTGTCGTTCCGCCAGGTGAAGTCGAGGTCCGGGTAGGCCACCGCGGCCTCGCGTCCCTCCGGGTACTCCGGCAGGTACATGGTGTGCGCGCGCGCCTTCCGGATGTCCAGGCCCGCCCGGAACACCGCGTTGAAGAGCGTCGAGGACACCTGGCAGATGCCGCCGCCCACGTCCTTCACCAGCCGCGAGCCGATGATGGACGGCGCCGGGACGTAGCCGCGTCCCCTGGTGCGCGGCCCCACGACGTCGTTGAAGGAGAACGTGTCGCCCGGCGCCACGACGTGGCCGTCGAGCATCGCGGCGGCCAGCTCGATGTTGCGCACGCGCGGCTCGCCCGGCTCGAACCGGGTGGTGTAGCTGCTCATCGGCCGCTCCGCCGCCTCCGGCGCGGGCGTGCTCCGTAACGACGCGTCCGGCGGGCCTCCGCCGCGGGCGGCCAGCGTCGCCGCCTCGCCCGGCTCCCGCGGCGCCCACAGGTACGCCCCGAGCAGCAGCCCCGTCGTGGCGAGCGTGCCCGCCACGAACGGCCACCACCGCCTGGAGTACTCCCCCAGCTTCGGTTGAGGCCCCGAGCGCCGCCTGCGGCGCTCACGATGCTTGTGACGCCGCCGGTTCCGGCCGGACCGGGTTCGCACCACAGATCACACCCCCCCGAGGATTCCTCCCGGATCTTGCAACGGACACTGCCGCTCCCCCTTGCCCAACGCCCGGCGCTTTACCCGAACAAGACGAAGCCCCGAACAACACGAGGCGTCCACCGGGCACCGCGCCACAACGCACCGCGCCACAACGCACGGGGCCTCGGGCGGCGCGAGGCCCCGGCACCGCACCCGCGGAGCCCTCGGGCGGCTCTCCGGGCTCAGGGCGACCGCCCGGCCGGTGGCGCGGAACCGGCCGGGCGGTCGGGTCTCGTCCGGGCGCCGTCGCCACCCCGTCGCTACCCCGTCGCCGCCCCCCGAACCGCGCGCCTCAGGCCATGGCCGCGTCCGGGCAGAAGACCGCCAGGGCGCCCGTGCGCTTGCCGAACCGCACCGCGGCGGGCAGCGAGGTGAGCTCGCCGTCGCGGGCGAGGCGCACGCCCCCGTCCCGTGACGAGACCTCCAGCGCGGCCGCCTTCCACGCCCGGTAGCCGGGCACGATGTGCAGGTGCCCCGCCATGATCGCGGCGACGGCGCGGACGCGGGGGACGCGGCGCCCCGTGGCGACCATCCGGACGTCGAGCCACCCGTCGTCGAGCCGCGCGCGCCAGTTGGGCGTGGCGCCCCGGGAGCCGTACACGCAGTTGCCGACGAACGCGAGCCAGACCCGGCGCTCCCGCCCGTCCACGACCAGCTCGACGGGCTCGGAGTGCCGCAGCGTCCGGACCGCGGCGACCGCGAGCGCCGGCCACTTGCCGATCCGCCGCTCCAGCCGCTCACGCCGGTCGAGCAGCTCGGTGTAGGCGCCGAAGCCCGCCGTGTTCAGGAACACGTGCTCCTCCCGGCCGCCGGGCCTCCCGGTCGCCGGCGTCACGTAGGCGACGTCGACGCGGCCGAGCCGCCCGGCCCGGTAGGCGGCGACCGCCTCCGCGGCCGACTCCATCCCGAGCGCGCGGGCGAAGTGGTCGAACGTCCCGCCGGGGACGACCAGCAGCGGCACGTCGTGGTCCAGCGCGGACCGCGCCGCCGCGTTGACCGTGCCGTCCCCGCCGACGACGGCGAGCACCCGCGCCCGGCCGGCCGCCTCGTCGAACACCTTGTCGACGTCGTCGTCCGGACCGCACCGGACGATCTCCGCCGCGGGCAGCTCCCGCCGGAGCGTCTCGACCGCGAGCTCCGAGCGGCCGGGCAGCACCCCGGACGCCTCGCCCGACCCGGTGTTGACGACCGCGACGACCCCGAGCCCGTCGTCGGCGACCGTCCCGACCCGCCCGACGACCTCGGCGCCCGCGGGGGTCACCCGCGCCGCCGGCGGGGGCGCGGGCCAGAACGCCCGCGTCCCGAGCGCGGCGAGCGCGCCGACCCCGATGCCCGCCAGCACGTCGCCCGGATAGTGGGCGCCCGTGTAGACGCGGGAGAACGCCACCGCCGCCGCCGTCGCCGCGACCGGCACGGCCACCGCGCGCGGCGCCTCCATCGCGACGCCCGTCGCGAACGCGGCGGCCGACGCCGAGTGGCCCGACGGGAAGGCGTGCGAGGTCGGCAGCTTCCACCGGATCCGGATCGGCGGCACCAGGTCCACCACGGGCCGCCTGCGGCGGAACGCCTGCTTGCCGAGGACGTTCACCGCCGGGCTCGCCACCGCGATCGCGATCGACCCGCGCAGTGCCGCGCGGCGCAGCCGCGCCCCGCCCACCGTGCCCAGCGCCCCCGCCGTCGTGAACCAGAGCACGCCGTGGTCGGCGAACCGCGACAGCCGCGGCAGGACGTACTCCAGCCCGGGCAGCCGCGCCGCCGCCACCCGGTCGAACGCCCACCGGTCCACCCGCCCCAGCCGGCGCAGCGTCCGGGACCCGTGCAGGCGGGTGCGGTGCTCGGCGGGAGCCCGGCGCCCCCGCGCCGCGGGCCTCGCGGAGGAGGGCGCGGCGGGCCTTCCCGGCGCGGCCGGATACCGTGGGTGGTTGACGCGCATGACCGGGGTATCCCCACCACCGCCGACATGATTCCGTAAAGATCTCAAATCGGGGGTCACATGCGGGCAGACGTCACCCTCGACTCGTCGACTGCAATAGGCTTCCGAACATGAGTCACCCGGAACGGCTCGGTTCCTCGGGTGGCGAGTCGGTCGGAACGATCGCGGAGCCTCCTCACGTGAACGAGACCCTGGCCGACTACGCCGCACGGCATGGGCTGAGGCAGAGCGCGGCGCGCCCCCCGCTGCGCAGTTACCTCCAGAGTGTGTGGGCCCGGCGGAACTTCATCTGGGCGTTCGCGTCGGCCAAGAACATCTCGAAGCACAGCGACTCGCGCCTGGGCCAGGTATGGCAGGTGCTGACGCCGCTGCTGAACGCGGCCGTCTACTACCTGATCTTCGGGCAGCTGCTGAAGCTGAGCCGCGGTCTGCCGGACTTCATCCCCTTCCTGGTGACCGGCGTCTTCCTGTTCGGCTTCACCCAGCGGTCCGTCACCTCCGGCTCCAGGTCGGTCGGCGACAACCTGTCGCTCATCCGGGCGCTGCACTTCCCGCGCGCGACGCTGCCGCTGGCGTACGCGGTCGTTGAGCTGCAGCAGCTGCTGGTGTCACTGGTCGTCCTGTTCGCCATCATCCTGGCGTTCGGCGAGCCGCTCAGCTTCTACATGCTGCTGTTCGTCCCGATCCTGCTGTTCCAGCTGATGTTCAACGTCGGCATCAGCATGGTCATGGCGCGGCTTGGCGCGTTCAACCGCGACATCACGCAGCTGCTGCCCTTCGTCATGCGGACGTGGCTGTACGCGTCCGGCGTCATCTTCAGCCTGCCGCAGCTCATGGAGCGCAGCGATCTGCTGAAGAACCACCCGTGGGTCGGCACGCTGCTGGAGGCGAACCCCGCGTACGTGTTCCTGGAGCTGAGCCGGTACGTCCTGCTGGGCGAGTACCGGGAGTACGTCCAAGAGAAGCTGCACGTCACCTCCGTGACGCATCTGTGGATGCTCGCGGCCGGCTGGGGCCTGGCCATGCTGATCGGAGGCTTCCTGTACTTCTACCGTGCCGAGGAGCGATACGGCCGTGGCTGACACCAAGGTGCGCGGAGCCGTCGAGATCGACCCGAACCGGGAACCGATCGTCGTGGTGGACGACCTCCACATCGTCTACCGGGTGTACGGCGCCGGCGGGAAGGGGAACGCCGCCAGCGCGCTCTCCCGGATCATCCGGCGGCAGCACCGCCCCACGATGACCGAGGTCCACGCGATCAAGGGCCTGTCGTTCATCGCCTACCGGGGCGAGGCCATCGGCATCATCGGCACGAACGGCTCCGGCAAGTCGACGCTGCTGAAGGCGATCGCGGGGCTGCTGCCGCCGCACAAGGGCGGCGTCTACACCGACGGGCAGCCGTCCCTGCTGGGCGTGAACGCGGCCCTGATGAAGGACCTCACCGGCGAGCGCAACATCGTCCTCGGCTGCCTGGCGATGGGCATGACCCCGGCCGAGACCAAGGCGAAGTACAAGGAGATCGTGGACTTCGCCGGTCTCAAGGAGGGGTTCATCCAGTACCCCATGCGGACGTACTCGTCCGGCATGGGGGCCCGTCTCCGGTTCGCCATCGCCGCCGCCAAGACCCACGACGTGCTGCTGATCGACGAGGCGCTCGCCACCGGCGACGCCAAGTTCAAGGTCAAGAGCAAGCGCCGGATCGAGGAGCTGCGCAAGGAGGCCGGCGCGGTGTTCCTCGTCGCCCACCAGCTCGACGTGATCAAGGAGACGTGCGACCGCGTCATCTGGATCGACGACGGCCGGATGCACATGGACGGCGACCCGGAAGAGGTCATCGCCGCCTACACCGAGGCCACCGGCAAGTAAGTCCCGCCCCGGTCAAGGCCGCGGTGGTGGTGTTCGGCTTCACGCCCACGTCCAGCGAGTTCGTGTACGCGCCGGCGTTCGTGCCGGCGTGCCCGGAGACGGTGATCAGCACCGGGGTTTCGTCACGGGGTTCGCCATGGGGGCCGTCAAGACCTGACGCCTCCTGATAGGGATGGAAGGGTAAGCAGATCACCGTCGAGCAATCCCGATCAGGAGGTCCGCCATGGCCGGAAAGCCGCCGCTTCCGCACGAGTACCTGCCCGAGGTCCCGTCGTTCACCGTCGAGAGCGACGACATCACCGACGGGGGCAGGCTCCCGCACGAGCACGTCTTCAACGACTGGGGCTTCGACGGCGGCAACAAGTCCCCGCACCTGCGCTGGTCGGGGTTCCCCGCCGAGACGAAGAGCTTCGCGGTCACCTGCTTCGACCCGGACGCGCCGACCGGGAGCGGTTTCTGGCACTGGGTGCTGTTCGACATCCCCGCCGACGTCACCGAGCTGCCGACCGGCGCCGGCACCGAGGACGCCAAGGTCGGCGTGCACGCCCGCAGCGACTTCGGCGTGAAGGCGTACGGCGGCGCGGCGCCGCCTCCCGGCGACCCGCACCGGTACGTGTTCACCGTGCACGCGCTGGACGTGGAGACGCTCGGACTCGACTCCGACACGATGCCGGCCGTCGTCGGCTTCAACATCACCGCCCACACCCTGGCCCGCGCCTCGATCGTCGTCGAGTACGGCTCCTGACGGTCGCCCGCGCGTCCCGGGCGTCCGGCCGGCTCAGCCCGGCCCGGCGTCCGGGACGATCATCGGGGTGCCGGCGACCGGGTCTGGGACGATGACGCACGACAGGTCGAACACCTCCTTGATCAGGGCGGTGTCGACGATCTCGGCGGGCGGCCCGGCGGCGACGACGCGGCCGCTCCGCATCGCTATGAGGTGGTCGGCGAAGCGGCACGCCTGGTTGATGTCGTGCAGGACGGCGACGATGGTGCGTCCCTCGTCGCGGAGCCGGGCCAGCAGGGCGAGCAGCTGGTACTGGTGCGTGATGTCGAGGAACGTGGTGGGCTCGTCCAGCAGCAGGTAGGGCGTCTCCTGAGCGAGGATCATCGCGATCCACACGCGCTGCCGCTGCCCGCCCGACAGGCTCTCCACCGGCCGTTCGGCCAGGTCGGCGACCCCGGCCGCCGCCATCGCGGCGGCCACGGCGCGCTCGTCGTCGCGCGACCAGGCCGACAGCAGCGTCTGGTGCGGGTACCTGCCGCGGGCGACGAGCTGCCGCACCGCGATGTTGTCCGGCGGCACGAGCCCCTGCGGCAGGAACCCGACCTGCCGGGCGATGGACTTCGGGCGGTAGTCGCGGACGTCGCGGCCGTCGAAGGTCACCCGTCCCTGCGCGGGCGGGAGCAGCCGGGCGAAGGACCGCAGCAGCGTCGACTTCCCGCAGGCGTTCGCCCCGACCACGGCGGTGAACGCCCGATCGGGGATGTCGACGGACAGCCCGGCCGACACCACCCGGTCGCCGTAGCCGAGCGTGACGCGGTCGGCGGCCAGGCGCCCCGCCACCGCTTCCGGGTTGCTCACTTTCGGGGCCTCGCCCACGGGCTCGTCGTTCACGGCCTTCTCATCTCCATGATCAGCAGCCAGCCGAGGTAGGTGCCGCCGATGACCGTCGTGACGACCCCGACGGGCAGCTGGACGGGCGCCAGCACCGTCTGGGCGGCGAGGTCGGCGGCCAGGAGCAGCAGCGCCCCGGTCAGCGCGGCGGGCAGCACGGGGGTCCCGGCCGCGCCGGCGACGCGGCGGCCGATCTGCGGCGCGGCGAGCGCGACGAACACGACGGGCCCGGTCGCGGACGTGACGGTGGCGGTGAGGCCGACGCCGGTCAGGACGACCAGCAGCCGGTACCGGTTCAGCGCCACCCCGGACGCGGCGGCGAGGTCGTCGCCGAGCGCGGCCTGCGCCATCGGCCGGGCGAGGACCGCCAGCAGCAGCCCCAGCGCGGCGACGACGAGGAACGGGACGCGGAGCTCGCCCCAGTCCAGGCCGTTCAGCGACCCGGCGCTCCACCCGGTGGCGGCGATCGCCACCTCCAGTTCGGCGCGCAGCACGATCCAGTTGTTGACGGCGGCCAGCATCGCGTTCACGGCGATCCCGATGACGACGAGCCGCATCCCGCTGAGCCCGGACCGCAGCGACAGCGCGTAGACGGCGGCGGCCGCGGCGAGCCCGCCGGTCAGCGAGCCGGCGGCGAGCCCGCCGGCCGAGCCGCCGAACACGGTGATGACGATCAGCACGCCGGTGTAGGCGCCGGCGTCCAGGCCGATCACGTCGGGGCTGCCGAGCGCGTTGCGGGTCACGTTCTGGAAGACCGCCCCGGCGGCGCCGAGCGCCGCGCCGAACACCAGCGCCGCCGTCACGCGGGGCAGCCGCCACTCCTGGACGATCAGCGCCGCGTCGCCGTGCCCGGCGAGCGCCGCCAGCACCTCGCCGGGCGGGTCCCAGGCGTCACCGCGGCACAGCGCGGCGAACGCCAGCAGCAGCGCGGCGGCGGCGAGCGCGAGCGACGCCGCGGCGGTCCGCCGCTCGACCAGCGCGGACACCCGGCCCGCGCGCAGCACCAGGGCGCTCACGGCTGCACCGCCCCGTACCGGCGGACGACCCAGATCAGCGCGGGGCCGCCGAGGAACGCGGTGACGACGGCGACCGGCACCTCGCCGGTGGGCAGCAGCACCCGCGCCCCGATGTCGGAGACGAGCAGCAGGATCGGCCCGAGCAGCATCGTGAAGGTCATCAGCCACGGGATCGACCCGCGGGCGGCGTGCCGCGCGAGGTGCGGGACGATCAGCCCGACGAAGGCGATGGGTCCGGCGACGGCGGTCGCGGCGGCGGCGAGGACGGTGACCAGGGCGAGCACCGCCGCCCTGGTCCGGGCGACGCGGGCGCCGAGCGCGTGCGCGACGTCGTCGCCGAGGGCGATGCCCGCCAGGGGGCGGGCGGCCAGCAGCGCGCCGGCGAGCGCGGCCGCGATCACCAGCAGCGGCAGCTCGTACGGCGTCTGCTCGCGCCCGGCGAGTGAGCCGACCGACCAGAACCGGAACCGGTCCAGCACGTCAGGGTGCAGCAGCCGCAGCGCGAGCGACATCCCCGACAGCACGAACGTGAACGCGACGCCGGCGAGGACGAGCCGCAGCGGCGCGGTCCGGCCGACGCCGTAGACGACCAGCGACGCGACGACCGCTCCGGCCAGGGCGAGCCCGAGCTGCGCCGTCTGCGACCCGGCGATCCCGAGCACGGTGCCGACGGTGATCGCGAACCCGGCGCCGGAGGTGACGCCGAGGATGCCGGGCTCGGCGAGGGGGTTGCGGGTCAGCGTCTGGATGAGCGCGCCCGCGGCGCCGAGGGCGGCGCCGACGCAGACGGCGAGGACCGTCCGGGGCGCCCGCATGTCGCGGACGATCACGTGGTGGTCCGTCCCGGCGTAGGCGGTGAGCGCCCGCCACACCTCCCGCGGCGGCGTGCCGCCCGCCCCGACCGCCAGGCTCGCGCCCGCGCAGACCGCCAGGAGCACCAC
The sequence above is drawn from the Actinomadura hallensis genome and encodes:
- the proS gene encoding proline--tRNA ligase; amino-acid sequence: MSREGVTPQSEDFSAWYNEVVVQAQLVDRGPVRGTMVIRPYGYRIWELLQADLDARIKDAGHENACFPMFIPESYLRREAEHVEGFSPELAVVTHAGGKDLEEPLVVRPTSETVIGEYMAKWIDSHRDLPLLLNQWANVVRWEMRPRMFLRTTEFLWQEGHTAHADEEDAMRETVWALGAYTDLARDLAAMPVVAGEKTPGERFAGAVRTYTIEGMMRDGRALQAGTSHYLGTNFAKAFEIQYQDESGALTFAHTTSWGMSTRMLGGVIMTHGDDKGLVLPPRLAPYQVVIVPIGRKEQGEEAAAEARRLAAALKEAGVRVHVDDNRPQLSPGFKFNEWEMRGVPVRIELGKRDIDGGVATVARRLPTVEGQGKEQIPLEKTGELLPGILDDFQAFLLDRAERFREERTAAVDGWDAFTAQVASGWARAFHCGETACEDDVKAETAATPRVIPSEAPEESGECVKCGRPSAYGKRVIFARAY
- a CDS encoding proline--tRNA ligase yields the protein MRWSQMFVPTLRDDPAEADAPSHRLLLRAGYVRQLTAGHYSLLPLAVRVRAKIIDIIREEMNAIGAQEMLLPAVHPAEPWRRSGRWDLMGQEMFRLRDRRGVDHALGMTHEEIFATVARELNSYRRLPQQWYQFQTKFRDEPRPKGGLLRTREFTMKDAYSFDLDDAGLDASFEAYRGAYTRIFERLGLRALACEASSGTMGGSDSTEFMCPAEVGEDLAVHCPACGYAANIERATSVLPDVSDEAGPPAPERFDTPGVRTIEDLRAYGAPDDRQIKTLVYVLDGTLTLVLLRGDHPLNEQKLVDATGAAEIRAADPAEIQDALGALPGSLGAVDAFLPSPLPVIADEALRGRRNMFTGANIDDVHLRGVDVERDIEVGKWADLREVEAGQRCVRCGGALEIERAIEVGHIFKLGDRYARALGVEVLDPDGRRVPVIMGSYGIGVERAMAAIVETHRDDRGIVWPPAVAPFQASVVVAQSDDAEVAKAGEDLYTSLSAAGVETVIDDRAERAGVKFRDTELTGIPFRVTVGRRGLAEGVAELTVRATGETEKVPLDDVVQRVRSLAGH
- a CDS encoding DUF4429 domain-containing protein, whose product is MAEVIGNDGTWTFDGEVLRIVPGNGRGVHRLRRLLGEISVPLDAVAGIAYEPGGRSGVLRVRLRQGADPLLQAAGGALTDKSDPYRLKVNVRRSAPAEYFVDEVRNWLELRETGAGPVDRYLLPGPDVPIRASGSDGWATFDGETVRLDWYWIADSAKAKAGPRTLRLREVASVELRRAVVIDDGYLRFRTKEQGEPPAPKRDANTLMMWGFKKEEAAVIALASAVVARLPHPSASGPAVEAPAVPEAATGEDHHDTVLRRLRELGDLHKRGVLTAEEFDTAKQALLRRL
- a CDS encoding YceI family protein, yielding MAGREGTYELGPENGRLLVRTGRSGLGRRAGHDLVIEATRWNAVAEVREPVEESSVEVTVDVDGLEVREGTGGVKPLTDGDRAEIKENLRKVLDVRRHPAITFASGRVAGDAIEGDLTIMGRVKPVRVRAELEGDRVRGGATVTQSRWGIKPYSAFFGALRLADDVEVEFDIRLPA
- a CDS encoding VanW family protein, which encodes MAGTLATTGLLLGAYLWAPREPGEAATLAARGGGPPDASLRSTPAPEAAERPMSSYTTRFEPGEPRVRNIELAAAMLDGHVVAPGDTFSFNDVVGPRTRGRGYVPAPSIIGSRLVKDVGGGICQVSSTLFNAVFRAGLDIRKARAHTMYLPEYPEGREAAVAYPDLDFTWRNDTARPVRIEVVSSRSSLTVNLYGERRYEVRTKTSARYGIKPYRTGVGRGRKCVPTSGRHGFEVDVWRTLFDDGRRVRREKFHTEYRPQPNVKCL
- a CDS encoding bifunctional phosphatase PAP2/diacylglycerol kinase family protein, whose translation is MRVNHPRYPAAPGRPAAPSSARPAARGRRAPAEHRTRLHGSRTLRRLGRVDRWAFDRVAAARLPGLEYVLPRLSRFADHGVLWFTTAGALGTVGGARLRRAALRGSIAIAVASPAVNVLGKQAFRRRRPVVDLVPPIRIRWKLPTSHAFPSGHSASAAAFATGVAMEAPRAVAVPVAATAAAVAFSRVYTGAHYPGDVLAGIGVGALAALGTRAFWPAPPPAARVTPAGAEVVGRVGTVADDGLGVVAVVNTGSGEASGVLPGRSELAVETLRRELPAAEIVRCGPDDDVDKVFDEAAGRARVLAVVGGDGTVNAAARSALDHDVPLLVVPGGTFDHFARALGMESAAEAVAAYRAGRLGRVDVAYVTPATGRPGGREEHVFLNTAGFGAYTELLDRRERLERRIGKWPALAVAAVRTLRHSEPVELVVDGRERRVWLAFVGNCVYGSRGATPNWRARLDDGWLDVRMVATGRRVPRVRAVAAIMAGHLHIVPGYRAWKAAALEVSSRDGGVRLARDGELTSLPAAVRFGKRTGALAVFCPDAAMA
- a CDS encoding ABC transporter permease; its protein translation is MNETLADYAARHGLRQSAARPPLRSYLQSVWARRNFIWAFASAKNISKHSDSRLGQVWQVLTPLLNAAVYYLIFGQLLKLSRGLPDFIPFLVTGVFLFGFTQRSVTSGSRSVGDNLSLIRALHFPRATLPLAYAVVELQQLLVSLVVLFAIILAFGEPLSFYMLLFVPILLFQLMFNVGISMVMARLGAFNRDITQLLPFVMRTWLYASGVIFSLPQLMERSDLLKNHPWVGTLLEANPAYVFLELSRYVLLGEYREYVQEKLHVTSVTHLWMLAAGWGLAMLIGGFLYFYRAEERYGRG
- a CDS encoding ABC transporter ATP-binding protein encodes the protein MADTKVRGAVEIDPNREPIVVVDDLHIVYRVYGAGGKGNAASALSRIIRRQHRPTMTEVHAIKGLSFIAYRGEAIGIIGTNGSGKSTLLKAIAGLLPPHKGGVYTDGQPSLLGVNAALMKDLTGERNIVLGCLAMGMTPAETKAKYKEIVDFAGLKEGFIQYPMRTYSSGMGARLRFAIAAAKTHDVLLIDEALATGDAKFKVKSKRRIEELRKEAGAVFLVAHQLDVIKETCDRVIWIDDGRMHMDGDPEEVIAAYTEATGK